A single Longimicrobium sp. DNA region contains:
- a CDS encoding RsbRD N-terminal domain-containing protein, producing the protein MTDTGHQFYTEREIRDLGSAVDQLRVGREAVLRDWMERVRANQAMATGQALAEPLLLDHMPQLFDAILDRLEINRSREDAEQFATVHGFARRLTGYNIVETVLELLMFRRAIWSHLTAVGARVEGAYAAMEQIDGMVDRAVLSSLNAYLDPNAAMLQRGALTSEAEPGAPAVDGEIPVA; encoded by the coding sequence ATGACGGACACCGGACACCAGTTCTACACCGAGCGCGAGATCCGCGACCTGGGGAGCGCCGTCGACCAGCTGCGGGTGGGCCGCGAGGCGGTGCTGCGCGACTGGATGGAGCGCGTACGCGCCAACCAGGCCATGGCCACGGGCCAGGCCCTGGCCGAGCCGCTGCTGCTGGACCACATGCCGCAGCTGTTCGACGCCATCCTCGACCGGCTGGAGATCAACCGCTCGCGCGAAGACGCCGAGCAGTTCGCGACGGTGCACGGCTTCGCCCGCCGGCTGACCGGCTACAACATCGTCGAGACGGTGCTGGAGCTGCTGATGTTCCGCCGCGCCATCTGGTCGCACCTGACCGCCGTGGGCGCGCGGGTGGAGGGGGCGTACGCGGCCATGGAGCAGATCGACGGGATGGTGGACCGCGCCGTCCTGTCCTCGCTGAATGCGTACCTGGACCCGAACGCCGCCATGCTGCAGCGCGGCGCGCTGACCTCCGAGGCGGAACCCGGGGCCCCCGCCGTGGACGGCGAGATCCCCGTAGCATGA